The window TAATGCTTTTGGAATAGCTAAGTTAAAGATTGGTAACTCACCCATTTCTGCTTTTTCGATAGAACCATCTAAGATGGCATCGATAATACCACGGGTATCTTTAATTGAGATACGTTTACCTGTACCGTTCCAACCAGTATTAACTAAATACGCTTCTGCACCGGCAGCTTGCATACGTTTAACTAACACTTGAGCATATTGTGTTGGGTGGAGTGTTAAGAATGCTGCACCGAAACATGCTGAGAAAGTTGGCGTTGGCTCAGTAATACCACGCTCTGTACCGGCTAATTTAGCGGTGAAACCAGATAAGAAGTAGTATTTGGTTTGCTCTGGTGTCAATTTAGACACTGGAGGTAACACACCGAATGCATCCGCAGTTAAGAAAATTACTTTCGTTGCGTGACCTGCACGAGATACTGGTTTAACAATATTATCAATGTGATAAATCGGGTAAGACACACGAGTATTTTCAGTTTTAGAACCATCATCGAAATCAACTGAACCATCTGCACGAACCACGACGTTTTCTAATAATGCATCACGACGGATTGCACGGTAGATATCTGGCTCATTTTCTTCAGAAAGATGGATAGTTTTCGCGTAGCAACCACCTTCAAAGTTGAAAATACCAACATCATCCCAACCGTGCTCATCGTCACCGATTAATTCACGTTTTGGATCGGTAGAAAGTGTGGTTTTACCTGTACCTGATAAACCGAAGAAAATTGCTACATCACCGTCTTTACCTACGTTAGCAGAACAGTGCATTGCACCTACACCTTTAAGTGGTAGGAAGTAGTTCATCATTGAGAACATACCTTTCTTCATTTCACCGCCGTACCAAGTACCACCGATTAATTGAATACGCTCAGTTAAGTTAAATGCAACGAAGTTTTCAGAGTTCAAACCTTGCTCTTTCCAGTTCGGGTTGGTGCATTTAGAACCGTTCATGACCACGAAATCTGGTTTAAAAGTTTTTAATTGTTCTTCTGTTGGACGAATGAACATATTTTTCACAAAGTGTGCTTGCCATGCGACTTCCGTCACAATACGCACTGCGATACGGTCTTTTTCACTTGCACCACAGAAACCATCCACCACAAATAAACGTTTACCAGAAAGTTGTTTAGTCACAAGACCTTTTAAGCTTGACCACGTTTCTTGAGTCATTGGTTTATTATCGTTTTTCGCTACATCAGACGTCCACCACACTGTATCTTTTGTGGTATCATCTAAAACGATGTATTTATCTTTCGGTGAACGACCGGTAAAGATCCCCGTATCAACAGCCACCGCACCCGTTGTGGTAAGTGTCCCTTTTTCAAAGCCTTCTAAGCCTGGTTTTGTTTCTTCTTCAAAAAGTTGTTCATAACTTGGGTTATAAACCACTTCTTTAACATCACGAATACCAACAGCTTCAAGTTCTTTAATTACGTTTTTAACATCAGTCATAGTTCACCTCTTGATTAAAAAGTTTAAAAATTTTTTCCTATGTTCATTGTATGGGAATTGTCAAAAAAAAAATGTTAACTAGATCTCATTTTTGAACATTCATTGGAAATTTCTACCTATTTTTAGGGTGTTTTTGGGAGCCAAGATAAAGTGCGGTTGATTTCACCTTTACTTTTCCTATATAGTGATAACCATTCTCAAATTAAGACTGAATAACCATGTTCTCATTTCTGCGTTTACCCTTTTTATTTTTCCTGCTGATGTTTACGCAAAGTACGCAAGCAGAACCCGACTTTAAGATTCCACCTATTCAAGAAAGCATGAAAAAAATGTATCAGATTCAACAAAAAGATTTTACCTTTGAAGACAAACATTACCGTTTGTTTATTGCTGTTCCACCAAAAACATCGCAAAAACTGACCGCACTTTACACG is drawn from Haemophilus parainfluenzae and contains these coding sequences:
- the pckA gene encoding phosphoenolpyruvate carboxykinase (ATP), producing MTDVKNVIKELEAVGIRDVKEVVYNPSYEQLFEEETKPGLEGFEKGTLTTTGAVAVDTGIFTGRSPKDKYIVLDDTTKDTVWWTSDVAKNDNKPMTQETWSSLKGLVTKQLSGKRLFVVDGFCGASEKDRIAVRIVTEVAWQAHFVKNMFIRPTEEQLKTFKPDFVVMNGSKCTNPNWKEQGLNSENFVAFNLTERIQLIGGTWYGGEMKKGMFSMMNYFLPLKGVGAMHCSANVGKDGDVAIFFGLSGTGKTTLSTDPKRELIGDDEHGWDDVGIFNFEGGCYAKTIHLSEENEPDIYRAIRRDALLENVVVRADGSVDFDDGSKTENTRVSYPIYHIDNIVKPVSRAGHATKVIFLTADAFGVLPPVSKLTPEQTKYYFLSGFTAKLAGTERGITEPTPTFSACFGAAFLTLHPTQYAQVLVKRMQAAGAEAYLVNTGWNGTGKRISIKDTRGIIDAILDGSIEKAEMGELPIFNLAIPKALPGVDPAILDPRDTYADKAQWEAKAKDLAGRFVKNFEKYATNAEGKALIAAGPKA